tattatGCAAAACCAATAAAGCGTTTTTGAAAATTCTAGAATAACGAAAACGTTTACTAGTAATTACATGTCAACTCATTCACTTAAATGAACATATTGTTTGAATGCCGAATATGGCATACacgtatgtatacatacacgtatgtatacatacacgtatgtatacatacacgtatgtatacatacacgtatgtatacatacacgtatgtatacatacacgtatgtatacatacacgtatgtatacatacacgtatgtatacatacacgtatgtatacatacacgtatgtatacatacacgtatgtatacatacacgtatgtatacatacacgtatgtatacatacacgtatgtatacatacacgtatgtatacatacacgtatgtatacatacatgtataattaagATTTACCAAGCAGTTCAACTCAAAAACATACTGGCTTCTTATTATGTCTAACACTATAGCATTAACATTTACATTGCGACTTCAAACTTttagacatttttatttgtagttatgatacaaaatatattatatagactgCTTCTATTGAAGCAGAGGTCTTCTAAAGTAGAGGCAAAaactataataaatttatataaaaaatttaaagtttaacaaaaaaatttgttatgttATATAGCAAATGACTACTTACCTAATctgagaataataataaatttataacaaaataatgaGAATTATAATAAAGTGTAAACAGCTCAGCAGAAAATAGACAGCCTTTAAAAGTATTTATGAAACAGCAATGATCTTTTCAGAATCATCTACTTAGAGCATTCTGCACAATGAGGCAATATGCATAACACAAGATAATTATATCTCAATTTAATGTTTATGTCGAAGCCTTACTGATAGATTTTTCAGATGTTGCTTCTCTCTCCTGACAGCCTCCTCGACAACAAGGAGGAAGTATTTTGCAGCAGCGGTTTTTATAAAATTCACGAAAAGCCTTTTTGAACTGTGGGTTCAAAAGCGCATAAATCACTGGGTTCGTTACGTGATTAAGAAAGTAAAACTGCCACAAAAATTGTCGGTAGTCATTTCTCAAACATCCgccataatttttgtttttttcacaaACATCGAACAAGATCATAACACTCATTGGTGCATAAGCAATGATGAAAGAAGTGGTTACAAGAAAAAGGGTGACAGCCGTCTGCAAGTGAGGGCGATGCTTGCTGTCTCTCATTACTGACGACGTAGGCCTTGTTTCAGTGTCATTTATTGAACCAAATTCCTCAGTAAATGCTTGATTGGAATCCTTTATTATTTGAGATACTGTAGATTTTCTCCTTTTCTGTTTGCTACCTTTATTGTCACCTAAGTTACTTGAGCTCGTACTCGCGAAACTAAACGTATTTGAGTTATTCACTGAAAATCTcaagtttgaagtttttttatgcattttataaaCTTTCACAAAAATTAAGGAGTAAAATATGCGATCAGTAAAAAAGCATAAATAACActtttacgtaaatctgttaaTAACTTGTTGGACATGTAAAATTCATTTGGCTGACAGATGAAGAAATCGCATTTGAAGTTAGGGCATGTTAAGTCGACCATATCCGGTTGGGTGGAAAAACCAAGGGATTGAGGGATTGCACTGGCTAAACATACCACAAGAAGAAACAAGATGGAAGCTTTTGCTCTGAATGGAGTTATTAGCCCCCTGTTGAGAAACGTTATTAGCAAAAATCTGTCCACAGCTATTAAAAAGAGAATACCACACGACAGAGGAATCGCGGAGTATGTCATAAATTTTTCTAGCTTACAGAGAAAGTTGGACTTGGCGATTCCACTGACAAAGTTTGTGTATATAGCAATGGGCATTGCAGTCAGACATATAACCAAGTCAATGACTGCTAATGTGATGATAAACGTTGCAGTAGTTGTCTTCCTTATGTATTTGCAGAAGATAAGCACCGTCAGGAAGTTTCCTAAGACACCCAAAAGACATATGGGCGTATAAAATAGAACACCTGCCCAAATCCATCCCGAAGAACTAAAATCAAACATGTCGACGTTCTCTATTCTGTGTGAGTGTTCATAGAGCTTTTGAAAGCTGTCGCAGAAGAATGTTTGTAGCCTTGGATCACAGACATCAAAGCTCCCATCAAATGCCCACTCTCCCAAATCCATTCTACCATATGGTTTTGTACCTGGAACACAAGTCGACAAATTAGAAAAACTTACGCATgtactaataaaatataaccCAATGCTGAGCTGACAAATATATCTAAAGTTGTGTGCGACTATAGTTAAAGGCTGGTACACACCGTATCGCTATATGCCAAAGTTGTCCTCTCGTCAATTACTTGCAGACTATGTGCGCTGTAAACCGAAGACATTACCGATGCAGCTCAGATATGTCGGGAAACATTGCAAATGTCAAACTTTTCCAATATTTTGCCAGGCATGCATGACAGTCTGTGCCATGTACACTGCTTGGCGATGGTGATCGGATGTCGCAGATTGCTTGATCAAGATAGTTGCTGtgagactagtatttcatcgttACAACGACCACATCATACGATAAGAATGCTATACTACAGACTATTCATCGATGTAAACACTGGTGGGTTTATGATAGTGTTGACGATGTTATTACAGATGAATACAGATGATCACATATGTAGTGTGGGGTTAATTATGATATACTGCGATATGGCCTGGACCAGTCTTAAGTCACTCGGAGGCTACATTGAGTAACTAAGAATCTGATGAACTGACATATTGAATGGACATTGATAGTTGGCACTAAGTAGAGTTTTAAACATCAAAACCCATATTTAAGGCAGCAAAGGCTATTTTATTGTCCATTTGGCTTATTGGATTTATCTGGACCCTTTATAATCtgttgattatttttaaggTGCCGAACTCTGACATCATCAAGTGACTGAGTCAGTCAGAGTAACATACACTATGTTTTCATACTTTGAAATGGcctggagttgcttccactctgaATTATAGAAGCGGTACAATCTGATTGGGTCTAACACCATTTCGCTTAGCTAAGTTTGTGCGAAAGCATTTGCAGTGATACATTAAGAATACTCGAAAGATTACAGAGCAGCTCCAAAGCATTGAAAcaataaacttcaaattttttgaAAGTGAGCAACTCCTAACCCATTTAAAAACGCAGTGATTGTGGCAAAACTCTGCTAGACTTTACGTAAAGGTAAACTGAAGGGCAAGTAAGAagtaaaactttttataaaaccCATTAACGCAATGGCATAGGAAACATCCTGATCTATGTACAACAGGTTGTAGCCCTATTCCCAAAAAGCTTCAGTAGCGGTAGGAAAAGTATCCGAACTCAAATTGTTTCCTTTCTTTGCGAAACTCACAATGCACATTATTTTGCACTAATACTTTGAATAAGGCTGAAGACTATATAGATAAAACATTAAGTCACCGAAATACTCACCAATTTAGCCCAAAACTCTGTCACTGAGAGCAGCTataaatgacaaaattaaagggGTCTTCCTCTTGGTTTACTGGCGTAGGGTGTGATTCTAGAAAAAGACAAATTGTGTTAGCCAATAGACATACAAAATATACGCTGAAGTCATTCATTGTAGCCATTGTTGCTTATGTAAACACCATGCCGTCAATTATATCTATCATTTACTTGAAATAACCTTTTAATTTGTTCTTACTCGTGAAAAATTCTAAATAATAGTTAAACGTTACATAATTATACACGCTTGTAACTAGCTTCATCTAGGTAGCAAGGCTATAAACCAAAATGCTGAATCATCAAAGTACTCGATAAATGAAGATTTATCCATAATTTTATaggaataataataaaacaaagctaATCATTATGCACTTGTGGAAGAAAATTTCATTATGACAAAGTAGGATAGAGCAAAAcagcacaaaaccttttttgtcTTTTACAGGTGACATATGACATATGAACGTAGCAAAATTAGTTAAAGGAATGAACAGGTGTAATCTAACATTACACATAATTAACTGTAGTCTAACACTATAAATGATTGGCTGTAATCTAAGATTACATATGAGTGGTAATTCTTGTGACCGGCAGTTATTGAATGTAGAGCACAAACATTGTGAATAATAAACTTCTGCGCATTGTCCTCTACAGCAGCTCAAAAAAGCCTGATATAATTAGGCCCTACATGTTGTTTAAGTATAGTCCTGAATATATAGATGTAAATGCATGCCTTCATTGATGATAATCTGCCTTATTCAAGAGGTAAtggtaaaaaagtttaaaaaagtatTGTTATAAGCGTTTTAGAAAAACTGCGTTAttgtgttttaaaattttcataaaatttcaaGAATATagtatttagttgttttaaaatatttacatacaaccacaattaaatcattttttgtGGTTTTGAAACAAAGCATTTTAAggaaatatatattaataattagctATAATTACCTTGATCAAAAGCAGAGTCTTGTTATTCCAGCAGTTATTTCAATCGTGTGTGGACTAGTTTATCTGCCTgctaataaatgttttttttagttCTACTAAGTAGATTGTCATGCCTATGACATCACCTAACATTAGCCAATAGGAAGCTTTCACTGATGCAAGGATGCCACCAACAGATAAGCTAGCTCCTTATCAGTTATCAAGGATGAAGTCATGAAAGCATGATGTCATTGACCTCAGTAACTTGCACCTTATGAAAAATAACTTTGTCCACCTGAAAGTCAATGTAACTGtgtgaaaaatttatttatatacatgtatttaaaaatgcaCATATAAATGCAATGCTTGTTGAAAAGTATAGAGTAGAAaaaattgttagtaaaaagtATAATTGAATTAGGGGTTCCATCTCCCACTCTTCCTCTTTCTTCCTCTCTGTCTCTTTTCCTCCTTCTTCCTCCTTCTTCCTCTCtgtctctttccctctctctctccctctctccctctcaccctctctccctctctccctctctccctctctccctctccctctctccctctctccctctctccctctccctctctctccctctctctccctccctctctccctctctccctctctccctctctctctctctctccctctcttcctctctccctctctctctctctctctccctctctctctccctctctccctctctccctctctccctctctccctctctctctctctccctctctccctctctccctctctccctctctccctctctccctctctccctctctctctctctccctctctccctctctctccctctctctccctctctctccctctctctccctctctctctccctctctctctctttccctcttcctctctctctttccctcttcctctctctcttcctctccccctctctctccttccttACCTTTCTACCTTATTCCCCCTTCCCCCTTTATTTAGAGCTGAACAAACGATTTGAATGTAGTAGTCCTAACTGCTAATGATTTGATACCAGATAGTTGCTCAGTTGGTTGCTGTCGTTGACTCATTCTGATTGCAGCATTGGCCGCTCACTCAAATATGAGTACAGCACATTCTGctggctagctgcttgcattTTCAAACACATTATGTTTTCTGATGCTCATTCCATGGGTTCTACATAAAACAAGctgaaaatctaaatttatgGGAGCGGTTTGCATGTTTGCTGATGTTTTTTGATATATCATTAGCAACTAACTTGCTAGTATTATACCTTATATATCGGTTAACAGCAGAGAAGCGGTGCAATATTGATAGCGGTGGTGGGATgttgctatatattatatataatgcattGATGCAATATTTACACTGTTTTAATTATGcctataaactatattatatatataaattatatatacagtatatacatagatcatatatataatatttaatataattataacttatagaaatatatatatgtatatatatatagatatatgtatatatatatatctatttatacttttttcaaagttggtgtgtctgtgtttctgtgtgtatgtccggctataaatattaaaattttgaaataaagaATCCATATCACTGGAGATTTGATCCAATGCCTTACCAAGTAAGCCCCATGAGCTCACTGGATTCATGAGATGATATacatatgttgttatatgggtGCAAAgacgctaccgctctccgttatgACGCAACGTGATGGAGAACGGTAGCGCAATTTTATGCGTGCTCAATCGTGAacgcaagtagttagctcttttTAGTGAGCTTACTCAAAtaattcattggcaatgtgccaggctaatagcaaatgaCTGGCagctacattacctctcattgtttataagctgattttaatacctgGATGCCACCGGGCATCCAGCtagtacattatatatatactagctgtgctacagGGTcctgcccaggtattaaaaaccagcttaaaacaatgagaggtaatgagagttgcctgccacttgctattagcctggtacattgccaatggataatttgagtaagcttactagtaAGAGCTACTCGCTTTGCATGACATTATGCTATAACCTTCCGGCGTGACGCAGAGCGGTAGCGATTTTTCCCATACAGCGACatattgtggtggatggcgcCCGCCTGCATTTAGCCGAGCTGAGCCAAACCAGAGCCGAGTCAAGCCAAAACCGAGCCAAGCCGAGTCCAAGCCAAACCGAGCCGGGCAAAGCTGAACCGGGCtcagccaagtagaacagaggcGGGCCTACCAGCTATATAAGCACGAACATTTgcagtagagagcagagctgttctgggcctgttcattgcctgttacttgattattcttgtacaacttatgaaccaagcagaaatatatgtataaacccatgcactgagtcttgtactagtggaggaaaagtgaaggccgcacaaaacctttacaatatatcgcctaatgaatacatcaagcttgtgtggctttGCTAGTAAGGTGTCGGACTGGTGAAgcggagggtctgagatcaaatattctgcaatactgattctttattccaagattttaatagctatagctagaactacacacatacatacagccaactttgagaaatatatatatatatatatagatatacatgtagtatatacaTTGTGTATGCTATATCCAATAAAACCCATCATCGTCTCTACTCCAGCCACGGTTTGTGGGATCTGGTGGCATGATTGATGTTTGAATTGCCCACTGCCATATTGCTGCTTGGTAATCGACCCTCGTTAAATGCTGATGGAAAGAACCCTCTTAGTGGAAGGTTTTCTTATAAGATGCCCTTGATGAGAACAACCTGTATCTGGCATCGGCTAGACTTGTAGAATCAGGCTGGTCATGaagatgcagtgttgagcgCGTTGAACAACTCTTTATCTATTATCTAGTTAAAATGTGGTATTTTATTCTAGTGAATTATGCAATACATGAAAGCTAGATTTGGAGATCAGTATATATTGTAAATTGAAGTTTTCGACTGTTACTACAAACGATGACGAGTCGCTGGGCGAGACTGGAAATGGACTAAAAACCTAATTGCTATCGGCGTAATGCTATACTCCCGTACTACAACATGACAAGTGCAGGTCTACGGCTCTGATTAGCTGGTTCATCTGATTGCCCATGGCGTAAGAAAAATCTAACTTTTTTATTGCTACTCCCCTTTTAATGGCCAATTACTCCTAGCTTATCGGCTAAAATAGCAAGAAGAGACCGGATTAATAATGGCTGGGCTAGAAATAGGGTAAAAGTATCAAGCTATCATAGACTCCATATTTTGCCACCTGCTGACACAACTTCTCTCTATCGTATATACCGTATACtgctaccacaaaacttttctGATGGGAACTATATTTTACCTACCCGTTAATCGTCTGCAGATCTTAATAGCTCGAAACGTGTTTGCCAACTGCTAGCTAACTTCTTTTTCTTACCAATATTGTTATTATCTGGTGTGCACATATCAAATTAGCTTTGCGTGTTTTGTGGTGTTCTCCAACCCCTTTTTTGACTTATTCAGCAAATTTGtgaaatttgttaaaaataccGTGATAAACTATTAGCAGTAGTGTTGGcatatttatgaacatttgTAGGGAAAAGCTATTCATTTTTAAGGAACCAAAGCTGTACCTTGT
Above is a window of Watersipora subatra chromosome 3, tzWatSuba1.1, whole genome shotgun sequence DNA encoding:
- the LOC137390314 gene encoding beta-2 adrenergic receptor-like, which translates into the protein MDLGEWAFDGSFDVCDPRLQTFFCDSFQKLYEHSHRIENVDMFDFSSSGWIWAGVLFYTPICLLGVLGNFLTVLIFCKYIRKTTTATFIITLAVIDLVICLTAMPIAIYTNFVSGIAKSNFLCKLEKFMTYSAIPLSCGILFLIAVDRFLLITFLNRGLITPFRAKASILFLLVVCLASAIPQSLGFSTQPDMVDLTCPNFKCDFFICQPNEFYMSNKLLTDLRKSVIYAFLLIAYFTP